In the Candidatus Cloacimonas acidaminovorans str. Evry genome, one interval contains:
- a CDS encoding ribonuclease H-like domain-containing protein, producing the protein MIQDMHQDREFYASELKELLRETLKHSIAGEFSAHSEDPYFYTQKEYPLQTEIEGLALYPEFIPEVLLNWANLDTSKERKKEDILILDLETTGLRSNGIFAFMIGLGYYVNEQFIVEQIFLPDPEAEVNSFDRLLELVNEKSLLITFNGKTFDIPVLESRLLYHQIWLNLRAMEHLDLLHLARRLWKNKLPSCALETIEFYILGQIRDMELDIEGGEIPQTYFSFLLNGNPELMQRVFLHNHTDILHTAALFTLICNSISYPPQGGMDSRIDYHSLAMLYQSQNRIDIAKKILEDMLSAGITDKDVLRDLGFIYKKEKDMESALKCFNIASSLNCPVSMHETCIILEKYYKRYGEALVNAEKLKSYLISRPIVNDQKVATIDKRIARLKLKLNKINEVI; encoded by the coding sequence ATGATTCAAGATATGCATCAGGATAGAGAGTTTTACGCTTCAGAACTGAAAGAACTGCTAAGAGAAACATTAAAACACTCTATTGCAGGTGAATTTTCTGCTCATTCCGAAGACCCTTATTTTTACACCCAAAAAGAATATCCCCTGCAAACAGAAATTGAGGGTTTAGCTCTTTATCCTGAATTTATTCCGGAGGTTTTGCTCAATTGGGCAAACCTGGATACAAGCAAAGAACGGAAGAAAGAAGACATCCTGATTTTGGATTTGGAAACAACCGGTTTACGCAGTAATGGCATATTTGCTTTTATGATCGGTTTGGGTTATTATGTAAATGAGCAGTTTATTGTGGAGCAAATTTTTCTTCCCGATCCCGAAGCGGAAGTGAATTCTTTTGATCGCCTGCTGGAACTGGTAAACGAAAAGTCCCTACTGATTACTTTTAACGGCAAGACCTTTGATATTCCTGTTTTGGAATCCCGTTTGCTGTATCATCAAATCTGGCTGAATTTACGAGCAATGGAACATTTGGATTTACTTCATCTTGCCCGTCGTTTATGGAAAAACAAGCTTCCTTCCTGTGCTTTGGAGACCATAGAGTTTTATATTCTGGGTCAAATTAGAGACATGGAACTGGATATTGAAGGTGGCGAAATTCCGCAGACCTATTTCAGTTTTTTGTTAAATGGCAATCCAGAGCTTATGCAAAGGGTTTTTCTGCATAATCATACGGACATTTTACATACGGCAGCTCTTTTTACACTTATTTGTAACAGTATCAGTTATCCTCCTCAAGGGGGAATGGACAGTAGAATTGATTATCATTCTTTGGCAATGTTGTATCAAAGTCAGAACCGCATTGATATAGCTAAAAAAATTTTAGAGGATATGCTTTCAGCTGGAATAACAGATAAAGATGTTCTGAGAGACCTGGGCTTTATTTATAAAAAGGAAAAGGATATGGAATCCGCTTTAAAGTGTTTTAATATTGCCTCTTCCTTAAATTGTCCCGTTTCAATGCACGAGACCTGTATCATTCTGGAAAAATATTATAAACGCTATGGAGAAGCCCTTGTTAATGCCGAAAAATTAAAGTCCTATTTAATTAGCCGACCTATCGTTAATGACCAAAAAGTAGCCACTATAGATAAACGCATTGCCCGGCTTAAGCTTAAGCTAAATAAAATAAATGAGGTAATATAA
- a CDS encoding threonine aldolase family protein, which yields MDSVSFGSDNHSGIHPQVLAAIQKANEGFCPAYGDDPLTVSVLNEIKELFGGNCDAWFVITGTGANILCLQAVMHSYNAIFCPQSAHINTDECGAVQKFTQGRLLPIETAEGKLTPELIAPHLLGNRDQHHSQAKIISLSQSTEYGTLYTLQELQRLADFAHQNNMFLHIDGARLANAAAALNCSLKDMTKDISADIVSFGGTKNGLLCGEAIISFRPELTSAMRFYRKQASQLLSKMRFIAAQFQAYLEDDLYLKNARTANAMAKLLAERLREIPELIVTQEVAVNSVFVILPRQIIEPLQQKYHFYTWNEALNEVRLMCSFNTTETHIESFIQDLKALLIATSPHC from the coding sequence ATGGATTCAGTTAGTTTTGGCTCGGATAATCACAGCGGAATACATCCCCAAGTTTTAGCAGCCATCCAAAAAGCTAATGAGGGATTTTGTCCGGCTTATGGAGATGATCCTTTAACAGTAAGTGTTTTAAACGAAATTAAAGAACTTTTCGGAGGAAATTGTGATGCCTGGTTCGTAATTACCGGAACTGGAGCTAATATATTATGTTTGCAGGCAGTTATGCACTCCTATAATGCCATTTTCTGTCCCCAAAGCGCTCATATCAACACAGACGAATGTGGTGCTGTCCAAAAATTTACCCAGGGACGATTACTGCCCATAGAAACAGCGGAGGGAAAACTTACTCCGGAACTCATTGCACCTCATTTATTGGGAAATCGTGATCAACATCATTCCCAGGCAAAAATAATTTCCCTCTCTCAAAGCACGGAATATGGAACTTTATATACTTTGCAGGAATTGCAGAGGTTAGCTGATTTTGCTCATCAAAACAATATGTTTTTACATATTGATGGAGCCCGTTTGGCGAATGCGGCGGCAGCTTTGAATTGTTCCCTGAAAGATATGACTAAAGATATTTCTGCCGATATTGTCAGTTTTGGAGGCACCAAAAATGGTCTACTTTGTGGAGAGGCAATAATTAGTTTTCGTCCCGAATTAACTTCCGCTATGCGTTTTTACCGTAAGCAGGCAAGTCAGCTTTTAAGTAAAATGCGTTTTATTGCTGCTCAGTTTCAGGCATATTTGGAAGATGATTTATATTTGAAGAATGCCAGAACTGCAAATGCAATGGCAAAACTATTGGCAGAGCGATTAAGAGAAATACCGGAATTAATTGTTACCCAAGAAGTTGCTGTTAATTCTGTGTTTGTAATTTTGCCCCGGCAGATAATTGAACCACTACAACAAAAATATCATTTTTACACTTGGAATGAGGCATTAAACGAAGTTCGCCTAATGTGCAGTTTTAATACAACCGAAACGCATATTGAGAGTTTTATTCAAGACCTGAAAGCTCTACTAATCGCCACGAGTCCTCACTGCTAA
- the wrbA gene encoding NAD(P)H:quinone oxidoreductase encodes MKVLVLFYSAYGHIYKMAEAVAEGARKVEGMEVEIKQVPETLSPEILDKIGATEAKKAFAHIPIAEINDLTTADAIIFGFPTRFGSLPSQMKTFIDGTGSLWAKGALIGKIGSVFTSTSAQHGGQESTILGFYPVLLHHGMLITGLPYSFQGQGTMDEISGGSPYGASTIVGDGNRMPSENELEGARYQGWYVASLVARMHK; translated from the coding sequence ATGAAAGTATTAGTCCTCTTTTACTCTGCCTACGGTCACATTTACAAAATGGCGGAAGCGGTTGCAGAAGGTGCAAGAAAAGTAGAAGGAATGGAAGTGGAAATAAAGCAGGTTCCGGAAACCCTCAGTCCTGAAATTCTGGATAAAATAGGAGCAACGGAAGCAAAAAAGGCATTTGCTCACATTCCTATTGCCGAAATTAACGATTTAACCACAGCGGATGCTATAATTTTCGGTTTTCCCACGCGTTTTGGCAGTTTGCCTTCTCAAATGAAGACCTTTATTGACGGAACCGGTTCTTTATGGGCAAAAGGTGCTTTAATAGGTAAAATTGGCAGTGTTTTTACCTCTACTTCAGCTCAGCATGGGGGGCAGGAATCCACGATTTTAGGTTTTTATCCTGTTCTTTTGCATCACGGTATGTTGATAACAGGTCTACCCTATTCTTTTCAGGGGCAGGGAACTATGGATGAAATTTCCGGTGGCTCTCCTTATGGAGCTTCCACAATTGTTGGAGATGGCAATAGAATGCCTTCGGAAAACGAATTGGAAGGAGCTCGGTATCAGGGTTGGTATGTGGCTTCTCTGGTGGCAAGAATGCATAAATAG
- the tpiA gene encoding triose-phosphate isomerase encodes MRKIYIAGNWKMNKGLQETKNFLETVIPELNKLKLENVIPLIAPAYPFLEEALKGSYGSCMQVSAQDVSVHSEGAYTGEVSAGMLASLGLKYCIVGHSERRQYHNETDATVNAKILKLFENHITPLVCIGETLQQREEGKTENVILSQLSGCLKNIKLLSGEEIILAYEPVWAIGTGKTATPSQAQEVHNLIRNWLKSNYSDKVAEKLSLLYGGSIKPGNLQELLDCEDIDGGLIGGASLKEEDFLEMVQIGRKSKGQEC; translated from the coding sequence ATGCGGAAGATATATATTGCCGGTAACTGGAAGATGAACAAAGGTTTACAGGAAACAAAGAATTTTTTGGAGACAGTAATTCCTGAACTTAATAAGCTTAAATTGGAAAATGTAATACCTTTAATTGCACCGGCTTATCCCTTTCTGGAAGAAGCACTGAAGGGTTCTTATGGTTCCTGTATGCAGGTTTCTGCTCAGGATGTTTCCGTTCATTCTGAAGGTGCTTACACCGGAGAGGTCTCAGCAGGAATGCTGGCATCTTTGGGCTTGAAATATTGTATTGTAGGCCATTCTGAACGCCGTCAATACCATAATGAAACAGATGCAACCGTAAATGCTAAAATACTAAAGCTTTTTGAAAATCATATAACTCCTCTTGTTTGTATCGGAGAAACATTGCAACAACGGGAAGAGGGGAAAACAGAAAATGTTATTTTAAGCCAGCTTTCGGGTTGTCTGAAAAATATAAAACTGCTTAGTGGTGAGGAAATAATTTTGGCTTATGAACCCGTTTGGGCAATTGGAACTGGAAAAACTGCCACTCCTTCGCAGGCACAGGAAGTGCATAATTTAATTCGTAATTGGCTAAAAAGCAATTATAGCGATAAGGTTGCCGAAAAACTCTCCCTTCTCTATGGCGGAAGCATAAAACCCGGTAACCTGCAAGAACTTTTGGATTGCGAAGATATTGATGGAGGACTAATTGGAGGTGCTTCCTTAAAAGAAGAGGATTTTCTGGAAATGGTGCAAATTGGAAGGAAAAGTAAAGGACAAGAATGTTAG
- the serS gene encoding serine--tRNA ligase, which produces MLDIKFIRNNIELVRQAISNKNEKADLDKLLEIDEQRRQLQFEFDYLKAHQNSVSALIAQKKKTGENIENELKAMTKTAEEIKALSAQLSIVNGELEKLLLTIPNIPQEDVPVGKDESANKIIKIWGEPKQFSFTPKDHLELAIQNKLLDLPRGAKISGSGFPLYTGEGARIERALINFMLEFHLQKHNYTELMAPVIVNRKTMTGTGQLPKLEEDMYRIEKDDLFLIPTAEVPVTNIFADEVLSYKDLPQKFVAYTPCFRREAGSYGKETKGLQRLHQFNKVELVHFTEPEKSAEALEQILSDAEDILQAFNLHYRVVALCTGDLSFASQKTYDLEVWAPGTGKYLEVSSVSTFGEFQARRANIRYKDKTGKVKHLHTLNGSGVATPRLLIAIWETYQQEDGTIKLPAVLDPFLGITI; this is translated from the coding sequence ATGTTAGATATTAAGTTTATTCGTAACAACATAGAACTCGTTAGGCAGGCAATCAGCAATAAAAATGAAAAGGCGGATTTGGATAAACTGCTGGAAATTGATGAACAAAGACGCCAACTGCAATTTGAATTTGATTACTTAAAGGCACATCAAAACAGCGTTTCTGCCCTCATTGCCCAAAAGAAAAAGACAGGGGAAAACATTGAAAATGAACTAAAGGCAATGACCAAAACAGCGGAAGAAATAAAAGCACTCTCCGCTCAATTGAGCATTGTAAACGGCGAACTGGAAAAATTGCTGCTAACCATTCCCAATATTCCACAAGAGGATGTTCCCGTGGGAAAAGATGAATCAGCCAATAAAATCATAAAAATTTGGGGTGAACCGAAACAATTTTCCTTTACTCCCAAAGACCATCTGGAACTGGCTATACAAAATAAACTGTTGGATTTACCCCGGGGAGCAAAAATCAGCGGTAGCGGTTTTCCCCTTTATACAGGTGAAGGTGCTCGCATAGAACGCGCTCTCATAAACTTTATGCTGGAATTTCATCTGCAGAAACATAATTACACTGAACTGATGGCTCCCGTAATTGTAAACCGGAAAACGATGACGGGAACAGGACAACTTCCCAAACTTGAAGAAGATATGTATCGGATTGAAAAGGATGATTTGTTTCTGATTCCCACTGCAGAAGTTCCGGTTACCAATATTTTTGCTGATGAAGTGCTTTCCTACAAAGACCTGCCCCAAAAATTTGTAGCATACACTCCTTGCTTTAGAAGAGAAGCCGGTTCCTACGGAAAAGAAACAAAAGGTTTGCAACGCCTACATCAATTCAATAAAGTAGAATTAGTTCATTTTACAGAGCCGGAAAAATCTGCCGAGGCACTGGAACAAATTCTCTCCGATGCCGAAGATATTTTACAGGCATTCAATTTGCATTATAGAGTTGTAGCCCTTTGTACCGGTGATTTATCTTTCGCCTCTCAAAAAACATACGATTTAGAGGTTTGGGCTCCTGGAACAGGAAAATACCTGGAAGTGAGTTCAGTTAGCACTTTTGGTGAATTTCAAGCACGCCGCGCTAATATTCGTTATAAGGATAAAACCGGAAAAGTGAAACACCTGCATACCTTAAACGGTTCCGGAGTTGCTACTCCGCGTTTGCTGATTGCCATTTGGGAAACATATCAACAAGAAGATGGAACTATTAAACTGCCAGCTGTTTTGGACCCCTTTCTCGGTATAACAATTTAG
- a CDS encoding Wzz/FepE/Etk N-terminal domain-containing protein, with product MNKNELGLLDIILVIAKRKTLVISICLLVAIGAIIYSLVVPQYWESKATLMPIAESGSLGSLGGGFMDLLGSGLLQTDKYDMAVDFIYIMQSRKFQEEVIRKFNLIPYYKINEPDTLKAMELAVKKLSESTMQIFYDQKTYLVNIIAETKNKELSRQIVQYHLDSLNKYILHSKMSKGRQKREFLEKQVDSHLQAVYSLSEQIRDFQKKNRSIDITQQTEAQLELYSDIVAEYMQTEIEHSLALSQYSADSPVVINLAEKLQLLKKKIKSLEKSGSDLVPEYIVQIDKIPDLAMQYAQMMLNLEIEKKIIEYLYPQFELAKLEEVKDLPTFEVYDAPQLAGIRSKPKRALTVVISTVAAFILSCLLALIIESLQGENKEKTQAIKAALFGRKKAS from the coding sequence ATGAATAAAAATGAATTAGGACTGCTGGATATTATTCTGGTAATTGCCAAACGCAAAACTTTGGTTATAAGTATTTGCCTCCTTGTAGCTATTGGTGCTATCATCTATTCACTGGTAGTTCCTCAATATTGGGAATCCAAAGCAACCTTGATGCCTATTGCGGAATCGGGAAGTTTAGGTTCTTTAGGAGGAGGCTTTATGGACCTTTTAGGCAGTGGTCTTCTCCAAACCGATAAATATGATATGGCAGTGGATTTCATTTACATAATGCAAAGCCGTAAATTTCAGGAAGAGGTGATTAGAAAGTTTAACCTGATACCCTATTATAAAATAAACGAACCTGATACCCTCAAAGCTATGGAACTGGCTGTAAAAAAATTAAGCGAATCCACAATGCAGATATTTTACGACCAGAAAACATACCTGGTAAATATCATAGCCGAAACCAAAAATAAAGAACTCTCCCGCCAAATCGTTCAATATCATTTGGATTCTTTGAATAAATACATTCTGCACAGTAAAATGAGCAAAGGACGCCAAAAACGGGAATTTTTGGAAAAACAGGTGGATAGTCATCTGCAAGCAGTTTATTCTCTATCCGAACAAATAAGAGATTTTCAAAAGAAAAACCGCTCTATTGATATTACTCAACAAACGGAAGCCCAACTGGAACTCTATAGTGATATTGTGGCTGAATATATGCAAACGGAAATTGAACATTCTCTTGCGTTATCCCAATACTCTGCTGATTCTCCGGTAGTTATTAATCTTGCTGAAAAACTGCAGTTATTGAAGAAAAAAATAAAAAGTTTGGAAAAAAGCGGAAGTGACCTAGTGCCGGAATATATCGTCCAAATAGATAAAATACCTGATTTGGCAATGCAATATGCCCAAATGATGTTGAACCTGGAAATAGAAAAGAAAATAATTGAATACCTTTACCCTCAATTTGAGCTTGCCAAACTGGAAGAGGTGAAGGACCTGCCTACTTTTGAGGTTTATGATGCACCTCAACTTGCGGGTATCAGGTCTAAACCCAAAAGAGCTTTAACAGTAGTTATAAGTACTGTAGCCGCTTTTATTCTATCTTGCCTTCTTGCTTTGATAATTGAAAGCTTGCAGGGGGAAAATAAAGAAAAAACACAGGCAATTAAAGCGGCTCTTTTCGGAAGAAAGAAGGCCTCCTGA
- a CDS encoding O-antigen ligase family protein, translating into MYFLFVACLCVIYALINPDLIVINKINFLPAMFMLAWTSYSFLSYNWSFVKQVSVVHSILILKKAMLFIIVSIFCRHQTVKKYAPWFWFSVILVYIVIALWEMLTWQHLPQSLYYNKTNFVPTGPFYGPNQLAAAFNLLLPFILFLPEIKKSKFWGVISLLCFFTIMGIIVIEGARIAIIACSCLFLFAFIFLYSARMRKLSLFLMALIIVGLVIFAKPLVSFGTEMFAEEISSIGQESKSFTMSSIKIRTRLIPQNLEILAESGFKGVGAGNVEHYMLAGRMYKTGGISNSHNFFLELLTNYGIVFFLGFAYLYVLWFYRLWRAIKMNPENRHYYEMYFFALLMFLPTSILPSSIIWEHHYWILFAIINEISHPDNWMPRQYEQI; encoded by the coding sequence ATGTATTTTTTGTTTGTTGCCTGCCTGTGTGTAATCTACGCTTTGATAAATCCGGATTTAATCGTTATCAACAAGATAAATTTCCTTCCTGCAATGTTTATGCTGGCTTGGACAAGTTATTCCTTTTTAAGTTATAATTGGTCTTTCGTGAAACAGGTCTCGGTTGTTCATTCCATACTGATATTGAAAAAAGCAATGCTTTTCATTATAGTAAGCATCTTCTGCCGCCATCAGACGGTGAAAAAATATGCTCCTTGGTTCTGGTTTTCCGTGATTTTGGTTTATATTGTAATTGCTTTATGGGAAATGCTTACCTGGCAACATCTGCCTCAATCGCTTTATTATAATAAGACCAATTTTGTTCCTACTGGTCCTTTTTACGGACCTAATCAGTTAGCTGCCGCTTTTAATCTGTTACTTCCTTTTATCCTGTTTCTTCCGGAAATAAAAAAGAGCAAGTTTTGGGGGGTAATTTCCCTGCTTTGTTTTTTCACTATTATGGGCATTATAGTCATTGAAGGTGCCAGAATTGCTATTATTGCCTGTTCCTGTTTGTTTCTGTTTGCCTTTATTTTTCTTTATTCTGCACGAATGAGAAAATTAAGTTTATTCCTGATGGCTTTAATAATTGTCGGTTTGGTAATTTTTGCCAAACCCCTCGTTTCCTTTGGCACAGAAATGTTTGCCGAAGAAATAAGCAGTATCGGACAGGAATCAAAGTCCTTCACAATGAGCAGCATTAAAATACGCACCCGCTTAATTCCCCAAAATTTGGAAATATTGGCTGAAAGCGGTTTTAAGGGTGTTGGAGCCGGAAATGTGGAACATTATATGCTCGCAGGAAGAATGTATAAAACAGGCGGAATTTCCAATTCCCATAATTTCTTTCTGGAACTGCTTACCAATTACGGCATTGTTTTCTTTCTGGGTTTTGCTTATCTTTATGTGCTGTGGTTTTACAGATTGTGGCGTGCCATAAAAATGAACCCGGAAAACAGACATTATTACGAAATGTATTTCTTTGCGCTTTTGATGTTCCTGCCAACTTCTATTCTACCCAGTTCTATTATTTGGGAACATCATTACTGGATACTTTTTGCTATTATTAACGAAATTTCGCATCCCGATAACTGGATGCCGAGGCAATATGAACAAATTTGA
- the mazG gene encoding nucleoside triphosphate pyrophosphohydrolase, producing MNKFEQLVEIVATLRTPAKGCPWDLKQTRESLVPNFIEELYEVVEAIENKDYDALKEELGDLMLHIVMQAQISKEQGLWNIDDVLEEISSKLIRRHPHIFGDLHLTDADEVKQNWERLKKAEKTERKSVLEGIPKSLPALIQAQRTQEKAASVGFDWQDIKPILEKLDEERDELAEALNSNEQDAIKEELGDMIFTLVNMARKLHIDAESALKECIRKFTRRFNTIEEHYLKNGEDINEAGLEELDSHWERTKKH from the coding sequence ATGAACAAATTTGAACAACTGGTAGAAATAGTAGCTACCTTAAGAACTCCCGCCAAAGGTTGCCCCTGGGATTTGAAACAGACCCGCGAGTCCTTAGTTCCCAATTTCATTGAAGAACTGTATGAAGTAGTGGAAGCAATTGAAAATAAGGATTATGATGCTTTAAAAGAAGAATTAGGCGACCTGATGCTGCACATTGTTATGCAGGCACAGATTTCTAAAGAACAGGGTTTATGGAATATAGACGATGTCCTGGAAGAAATTAGCAGTAAACTTATCCGCCGTCATCCTCATATTTTTGGTGACCTCCATTTAACCGATGCTGATGAAGTTAAACAAAATTGGGAGCGCTTAAAAAAAGCGGAAAAAACTGAACGGAAAAGTGTTTTGGAAGGAATTCCAAAATCACTGCCTGCGCTTATTCAGGCACAAAGAACTCAGGAAAAAGCTGCTTCCGTTGGTTTTGACTGGCAGGATATAAAACCCATTCTGGAAAAACTGGATGAAGAAAGGGATGAACTTGCCGAAGCGCTGAATAGTAATGAGCAAGATGCCATTAAAGAAGAACTGGGAGATATGATTTTTACTTTGGTAAACATGGCAAGAAAGTTACATATAGATGCAGAATCCGCTTTGAAGGAATGCATCCGTAAATTTACCCGCAGGTTTAATACAATTGAAGAACATTACCTTAAAAACGGAGAAGACATTAATGAAGCCGGTCTTGAAGAACTCGATTCTCACTGGGAAAGAACCAAAAAGCACTAA
- a CDS encoding sensor histidine kinase — protein MKPVLKNSILTGKEPKSTNLFNRLRFILIFGSLAIFIFFAVYIQFLLKQAKKEQEYIPRIFAQYIAYTDRYLREAERNAQLITEISSKYLQFTTSRDFKQDLWDYISTEFMQDNPVPVIITDQNFQPLLWKNVGVPTDTLFHELSPENQKKLENLMKTMVQMPLTDDGRISGYAYYSKPVSFAEFIKNVDCSIIVTDHYKQPLFWRNVGIPETANYYEISTEEQQKLAHQIKTMDEIPLSNAADSLGYIYFSTPKSLSYIRYIVILELILALMVVFFGIYGLFLLSRTEKDTLWISLAKETAHQFGTPITSLMGWLDYLKEPSPDGCVRDIDQIVQYMTADLEHLKTIASRFGKVGSITKLEPQNLDRIISETVEYFRERMPHLGHKINIHYISKIEGVMVLMDKDLIKWSLENLIKNCVDAMSQKGGNIIITATHKNPWIYIHIRDEGKGIPHRQWKRIFEPGVTTKTRGWGLGLSLAKRIIEEYHNGHIKVLQSTIGEGTTFEIKLPVQETNKEK, from the coding sequence ATGAAGCCGGTCTTGAAGAACTCGATTCTCACTGGGAAAGAACCAAAAAGCACTAATCTCTTCAATCGTCTTCGGTTTATCCTGATTTTCGGCAGCTTGGCAATCTTTATTTTCTTTGCCGTCTATATTCAGTTTCTCCTGAAACAGGCAAAAAAGGAACAGGAATATATTCCGCGCATTTTCGCCCAGTATATTGCTTACACCGATAGATATTTAAGAGAAGCGGAACGCAATGCCCAATTAATTACCGAAATAAGTTCCAAATATTTGCAATTTACTACTTCCAGGGACTTTAAACAAGACCTCTGGGATTATATCAGCACTGAATTTATGCAGGATAATCCGGTTCCCGTAATCATTACCGATCAAAATTTTCAACCCCTGCTGTGGAAAAATGTTGGTGTGCCTACAGATACCCTTTTTCACGAGCTTTCCCCTGAAAATCAGAAAAAATTGGAAAACTTGATGAAGACGATGGTTCAAATGCCTTTAACGGATGATGGCAGAATTAGCGGTTATGCCTATTACAGTAAACCCGTTTCTTTTGCCGAGTTCATTAAAAATGTAGATTGTTCAATTATCGTGACCGACCACTATAAACAACCCCTCTTCTGGAGAAATGTCGGTATTCCGGAAACAGCCAATTACTATGAAATCTCTACGGAAGAACAGCAAAAGCTGGCTCATCAGATTAAAACGATGGATGAAATTCCGCTTTCTAATGCTGCAGATAGTTTGGGCTATATTTATTTTTCCACTCCCAAATCCCTTTCCTATATACGCTACATCGTTATTTTGGAATTGATTTTGGCTTTAATGGTTGTTTTCTTTGGCATTTATGGCTTGTTTTTACTAAGCAGAACCGAAAAAGATACCCTCTGGATTAGTTTAGCCAAAGAAACTGCTCACCAGTTTGGAACCCCCATAACTTCTTTAATGGGATGGCTGGATTACCTGAAAGAACCTTCTCCAGATGGCTGTGTGCGCGATATAGATCAAATTGTGCAATATATGACTGCCGACCTGGAACATTTGAAAACAATCGCTTCCCGCTTTGGAAAAGTAGGCAGTATCACTAAACTGGAACCGCAAAATCTGGACCGGATTATTTCTGAAACAGTAGAATACTTTCGGGAAAGAATGCCTCACCTGGGACACAAGATCAATATTCATTACATCAGCAAAATTGAAGGAGTTATGGTACTTATGGATAAAGACCTCATTAAATGGTCATTGGAAAATCTGATTAAAAATTGCGTGGACGCTATGAGCCAAAAAGGCGGAAATATCATTATTACCGCTACCCATAAAAATCCCTGGATTTATATTCATATCCGTGATGAAGGAAAAGGTATTCCTCATCGCCAATGGAAACGCATTTTTGAACCTGGAGTTACTACTAAAACCCGGGGTTGGGGTTTGGGTTTAAGCTTGGCTAAACGCATTATTGAAGAATACCATAACGGACATATAAAAGTTCTGCAAAGCACAATTGGCGAAGGCACTACTTTTGAAATAAAACTTCCTGTTCAGGAAACAAATAAGGAGAAATAA